A single genomic interval of Lathyrus oleraceus cultivar Zhongwan6 chromosome 7, CAAS_Psat_ZW6_1.0, whole genome shotgun sequence harbors:
- the LOC127100364 gene encoding ATP-dependent zinc metalloprotease FTSH 10, mitochondrial, with protein sequence MLGLSLLYRYFDPLGLNQNKIIFHDFFKLPKQNKISFQEFRIKFLEPGLVHHIDVSKKNVAKVYVKNSYSNQREDSGGKYQCYFKIGNVESFEFRLEEAQRVLGINPHDFVPVIYSYYETIDFLLCMILFICFLHMVVINSKGISGLLNNMNGGHVIKADENDDNKVFFKDVAGCDEAKQEIMDFVHFLRNPEKYEELGAKIPKGALLVGPPGTGKTLLAKATAGESGVPFLSMSGSDFVEMYVGVGASRVRSLFNEARKCAPSIIFIDEIDAIGRSRGGSHSHSSEERENTLNQLLVEMDGFGTTAGVVVLAGTNRVDVLDKALLRPGRFDRHITVDKPDINGRDQIFQIYLERIKLDHKPLYYYSQRLASLTPGFVGADIANVCNEAALIAARTEESHVTMDHFEAAIDRIIGGLEKKNKVISKLQRRTVAYHEAGHAVAGWFLEHTEPLLKVTIIPRGTAALGFAQYVPNENLFLTKEQLYDRTCMILGGRAAEKVLIGTISTGAQDDLEKVTKITYAQVAVYGFSEKVGLLSFPQRGDSYETSKPYSSKTGAIIDSEVREWVDRAYEHTIKLIEEHKEKVAEIAELLLEKEVLHQDDLLQVLGARPFKSDEVTNYDRFKLGFHDEEEVEGCTNHLL encoded by the exons ATGTTAGGTTTATCACTTTTATACCGTTATTTTGATCCTCTTGGGCTGAACCAGAATAAAATCATTTTTCACGACTTTTTCAAGCTGCCGAAGCAGAATAAGATTAGTTTTCAGGAATTCAGAATCAAGTTTCTGGAACCAGGATTAGTTCATCATATTGATGTCTCCAAGAAAAATGTTGCCAAAGTATATGTTAAGAACTCTTATTCTAATCAAAGAGAAGACAGTGGTGGCAAATATCAATGTTATTTCAAAATTGGAAATGTTGAATCTTTTGAGTTTAGATTAGAGGAAGCACAAAGAGTGCTCGGCATTAATCCTCATGATTTTGTACCTGTTATTTATTCTTATTATGAAACTATCGATTTTCTTTTATGCATGATACTTTTCATATGTTTCTTGCATATGGTTGTCATTAATAGTAAGGGTATTAGTGGATTACTTAACAACATGAATGGAGGACATGTTATCAAAGCAGACGAGAATGATGATAACAAG GTCTTTTTTAAAGATGTTGCTGGCTGTGATGAGGCAAAGCAAGAGATTATGGATTTTGTGCACTTTCTGAGGAATCCTGAGAAATATGAAGAGCTTGGTGCTAAAATTCCGAAAGGGGCTCTTCTGGTGGGTCCTCCAGGCACAGGGAAGACCCTTTTAGCTAAAGCAACGGCAGGGGAGTCTGGCGTGCCGTTTCTTTCGATGTCTGGTTCTGATTTCGTGGAAATGTATGTTGGTGTTGGAGCATCTAGGGTGAGAAGCTTGTTTAATGAAGCAAGGAAGTGTGCTCCTAGTATAATATTTATTGATGAGATCGATGCGATTGGTCGGTCGAGGGGTGGTAGCCATTCCCATTCAAGCGAGGAGCGTGAGAATACTTTAAACCAATTGTTGGTGGAGATGGATGGTTTTGGAACCACGGCTGGAGTTGTTGTTTTGGCAGGGACAAATAGAGTTGATGTATTAGACAAAGCCTTGCTTAGGCCTGGCCGTTTTGATCGCCATATAACAGTCGATAAACCCGACATCAACGGCCGTGACCAGATATTTCAGATTTACTTGGAAAGGATCAAACTTGACCACAAGCCTTTATATTATTATTCACAAAGGCTTGCATCCCTTACTCCAGGATTTGTTGGAGCAGACATTGCTAATGTCTGCAATGAAGCTGCCCTGATTGCTGCAAGGACGGAAGAATCACATGTCACAATGGATCATTTCGAGGCAGCTATTGATAGGATCATTGGTGGCTTGGAGAAGAAGAACAAAGTAATAAGTAAGCTGCAAAGGCGTACCGTTGCTTACCATGAAGCAGGGCACGCTGTTGCAGGTTGGTTCTTGGAACATACTGAGCCATTGTTGAAAGTAACTATTATTCCTCGCGGAACAGCGGCTCTTGGGTTTGCTCAGTATGTTCCAAATGAGAACCTTTTCTTGACAAAGGAACAGCTTTACGATAGGACTTGTATGATCCTTGGTGGCAGGGCTGCCGAAAAGGTTCTCATTGGGACAATCTCTACAGGAGCACAAGATGACTTGGAGAAAGTCACCAAGATAACATATGCTCAAGTAGCCGTCTATGGTTTCAGCGAAAAAGTCGGCCTCCTATCTTTCCCTCAGAGAGGGGACTCATATGAGACTTCTAAACCATACAGCAGCAAAACTGGTGCAATCATTGATTCTGAAGTGCGTGAATGGGTGGACAGAGCATATGAACATACAATAAAACTTATAGAGGAACACAAGGAGAAAGTGGCTGAAATAGCAGAGTTGCTGCTCGAAAAAGAAGTACTTCACCAAGATGACTTACTCCAAGTCTTGGGCGCACGACCCTTCAAGAGTGATGAAGTCACTAATTATGATAGATTTAAGCTTGGATTTCATGATGAGGAGGAGGTTGAAGGTTGCACAAACCACCTTTTATAG